The window AACTTTCTAGGTTTAGAGGTATGATCAACCTTACCATTGAATTCTAAGCACTCTCTGTATGAGTGATTCGATTCAAGGTTCGGTCTATGACTGACAAAAACAATTTTGTTTTTCACATGCATAGCAGGAGTGTCCTCGTTACATGTAGGGCATGCTTTATAGCCTTGGCCACTCCAACCGGACAAACTATTACGGGCAGGATAATCGTTTATGGTTCAAATAAGCATTGCTTTCATTTGAAAATACGTGTTTGTAACTGAGTCATGTGTAACAACTCCTTCGGATCATAAAATCTCCAGTTCATCAACTAAAGGCCTCAAGTAAACATCAATATCTTTTACAGGTGATTTAGGACCAGGAATTAACAGAGTCAACATGAGAGAACTTTCTTTCATACATATCCACGGCGGCGTATTGTATGTTATCAATATTACTGGCCACATGCTGTAAGGATTATTCATGTTGCCGAATGGATTGAAACCATCAAGAGCCAACCCTAATCGAACGTTTATGTGTTCACGTGCAAAATCCGGATATCTTTGGTCAATTTCTTTCCAAGATCGACCATTTACCGGATGACGCATCTTACCCTCTTCATTGCACCACCCAGTAGCATGCCAAGTCATATCCTTTGCAGTGTATCTGGAACTGTACAAACGTTTTAGTCTTAGAGTTATTGAAAAATAACGCAAAACTTTATTAGGAACTTTCTTCCTCGTTGTGTGTTCATCTTTCCATCTACTCTTGTTACATATTGGACAGTTTTCCAAACCCTGGTATTCTTTATAAAACAAACAACAATCATTCTTACAAGCATTTATCGCTTGATACCCTAAATTGATCTTTCTCATCCACTTCTTAGTTTCGTAAAATGATTTCGGAATTGTGTTATTTGGGGGATGTGATTGTATGAGTAATTCTAATAATTGGTCAAATGAAGTATTCGTCCATTTGTTCAAGACCTTAATGTGTGTTAACTTGGCTAAAAACTCTAATGAGAACAACTTGCTACCGGGATATACTTCGGTTTTGGTGGAGTCAATAAAATCCTCAAGACCAGTTGCGGTCGTGTCATTCATAGTCTCATCGTCGTTCGGACCTTCCTCCTCAAAATTAGGAACTTCCTCCAACTGAATATCGTGCAAGAAATTTCTTAGAGGGTCCGTTGTGTTGTGTACTTCGGGTGGTTGTGGTAGTTCACCGGGATGCCGCCACATAGTATAAGAGGGTTCAAACCCATGTTTAATTATATGGTCTTTTAATATTTCCTTTTTAAGCaatgatttatttttatttttattttttgcctGGCCTCATCTTTCCCATCATAAGTGACGTCAAGATAGTGTAGGATGGCTGTTGCAgttagtttattttaataattttaaacacATGATTAGGTAAAGTCATAGCTATCATATTTTTGGTTTTTAGGTCAAGTCTAACAAGGTGCTTGTTTTCATCCTGCCATCTAGATGAAAAAACGACTTCTCTAGCTTCAATCTCATGAGAATCTGCAGTTGCAGGTTTAGCATCAGTAGTGTCCATGGGAACATATGATCCATTATTTGCAATGACATGCATGAGTGGGTCAACTGACTCAAGGTAAAACATGAATCTATCTCTCCAAGTgtcatattcatcttcatcaaacttgggTGGTCTACTTGCGGAACCATTTTCGAGATAGGATGAATTATTATAAGCGGCCATTAGAGATTTCATAtcaaagatattaaattatcaagactgaatctCTGATACCAGTTGCTGGTCCCGATTAACAACATGAAGTTtgtaaaggggggggggggggggagggggtgGGAATACAATTCTTTTTTGTCAATTAAGAAGTTTTAACAGTTTAAACATATAGAGGTTTTAAATCATAGTCATAAGTAATTTTCACATTATCTTTTATTGAAATATGCTCAAAGAATCACGGTTATCCTTTGGCAGAATAGATAACCGATTGACACAAATTACACCTAGATAGCTTTCGAACGAATTAAGCTTATACAAGATTTGGACTCTATTGATTTAATACAcacaccactaaatattacaaTAGTGGACATCAGCTATTTATTGAGATTCTAAAATCCGTGTAAACGATCTATTGTCTGGTACAAAGGATGTTTGTACTTCAGCAGACAACTATGTCAGAGAGCACGTGACTCTCTTTCTTCTTcaatagctatttgcaggaacatccAAAATGGTTGTACATCCTATTTaaataaacaaatggaatgttgggttctctaggcgttgacaaagtgtTAACCATGAACTGTGCATGGGTTAACCTTCTGCGTTTCTTAGTTGTCTtgaaaggtcacttgtcagccgccgacatgTGTCATTTTCTCTTCAACTTAGTCTTCGATGTTAGTTGAATAGTACTCTTTGATGTAGACAATACAGGAAATgattatgcttgtaatggagcataatgTGTCTAAGTGTTGAGTGGTGCTTCAGACTGGTGCTGCTTCTTCTTGTGCTGGTTCTTCTATTGATATTCTGCTGGTTCAGCATACATCCTATGCTGGTTGTGAAGAATCTTTGAATCTTTAACTATTTTGTACTGATAGTGAAGGCAACATACCAACTCACTCAGACACATCATTCATTGTTGTTCCTATACTTAGAAATAAATAAGCAAACTTATGCTGGCATGCACATAACAACTAGTCTTCATAATcatattttgtcataattaaatccttaattatgcaGGGGGACTCAACAATACGATTCGACATAATGGTGTTTTCAAAAATTACGATAAATATCACGTAGGAGAAATCCGGGATATTTATGATCTATGAAACTAAATAACATAGCAGTACTCTTTCAACAAATCACTTGACACGCAGGGGTTCAGTCAGCTAGTAAAGTATAATATTATGGAATTCTGATCTTTTATAATTGTATTGATACACAACTGATGTCGTTTTCAGTCAACTTATAAAATTCATCATTTAATatttgaaatctaatatttttttatataacagtAGTCACTAACACTTGTGTTAAATTTAAATGACGAGTATCTATCACTTTATTCATAGTCGAAAATCATCCTCAACTGTCTAATTAATCATTACCAACTTAATTAGGTATGAATAATATTTTTTATTTCTGATTGATGTCGTCAACAGATATAATATTTCTTGTTACACTCTCGCCGGAGCTTCCATAAGAGAATTAAGATTCGAGGGTAGTTGTTGGGTTGATTCATGTTATTATACTAAGGATACTCTCATTATAATAAACCCTATAATTTTATCAAAGTGTCACATTATTTATTTATGCTTGAGTTTAAGTTATTtgtaaatcaattaatatgtaaaaatatattataaagAATAAAGTGACAGTGTATCTTTCTCGAAACAAATTAATACAATCCGGAATGCAACTTACATTCATAATAAACACTGTTTAAACTTTCAAGTACCGTAGTCACCTTCGACCTCTATTTTTCTGCATTTTATCTTTAATTTAGTTTAATATAAAAATCATCTACCAAACCATTATTAAAACAGTAATAAACACTAATTTTTCTAAATAAGTTTCGTTTCAAACTCGGCCGTCTTTAAGAAAGAAACCCTAGATCATACTAGCCCTATTTACTCTATAAAGAAGGTAGGTATAATTTAGGTCTCACCAAAAATAAATGTAAAACTTTACACACTAATCGTGCGCGCGGAACTCACCTTCGCCGAATTACTCAGCACCGGCGTTGAAAATAAAAATGACTGTACGCCGCACATctgtcgtttttaaagaaaaataaaaaaatgtcaCATAATTAATTTAATCGGTCCAATTGGTAACCGGTAACATTTAGTATACATAGATATACACGATTTAAAAGTTTATGATCTACAATGGTATTTGTTGAGTTATATAACTTataataaaacaaaaattaaaatatatTACCTATTTGTACCTTTAACCTTTAAGAAAACATGAATCAATAAACAAATACCATACAAATACCATCTATTTACTTTGAACATTGTCTCTGGCCATTGGCCATGCATACGACCATCACTATAAAACATGTTCATGTTCTAAATTAAAAGAAAACAACATGCTTACTCATAACCCATTTATCATTAACTGGCACTGATTCATCTTCAATCTTAACAGTTGCACTACCATCGCCATTAGATTGCTTCATTTGCACCCTTCCCTTGTTTCTTTTCTCTGCTTCAACCTCATAACCAGACTCATATTCCGTCTTAACTTTCACACCATCAAATATTCGTCTTCGCTTAATTTCGTTCGCCTTATCTATCGAATTTTCTTGGTTGACTACTACCGGTCTTTTGTTCTTGATTACTTGATATAGATGCAACACACCTTCGTCCTTGTTGAACTTAAATAAGCATTTGTCACCATCCATTAACTGGTTATACCTTCGAAAATTCGACCAACATGCTGATAAAAAGTACTTCACACTCGCGTATCGTTCGACCGTTATCCCCAGTGTCCATTCATTTCCTTGTTGGTTCTTCAACTTTATGCTCCTTTTGTTTTCTAGTTCTGCAGCCCTCACAAATTTCTTAGGCAACAACTGCAGaacacaaaataaataaataaataaaattatagaatactacaacaacaacaacaacaacaacagacccAATCCCACATATGTGAGgtatggggaggtgagacgtagacaatcctacctccatcctagaataaagagaaatcatttcttcaccccgagtgaaacactcacaagagtagagaaagtcctccctctctctattcgagagATAAAaagaataatttaaataaaaaaagaataatttaaataaaaaagaataaataaataaaaacgtgataaaaggtaataaaaaaagagacgccatgaaaatggtagaatcagattttcatgggttttaaatcaagCATGAAGTTCAATTTAGCCCTTATGTgatagtcaagtcgccaataaatcgacgtttgaTGCTGACTCACATGATAGGgtcgtcaaaaaaaaaaaaaaaaaaaaagtaataataatattaatatatatgtatatgtatatatatatatatatatatatatatatatatatatatatatatatatatatatatatatatatatatatatatataagtatatatatatattatataagtataagtatatatatataaagtacaaGTAAATAAAATGAAAGAGTCTGGTATGACACATATCACATGGAGGTAATGCTCTTAAAACCAATCGCTATGCAACAAATATGAGCGTGGGCATCTATGGCAGCTTAAAAACGCCCACAATGCTTATTGTGAAACGTTTTTAGGGCGTTTTTTCAAGCGTGGGTATAAATTCAAGACAAGCACAAACAAGGTTTCTGATTTTGTTTGAATGGTGCTTATAACTTTTAATTTTTCCCTCCTTTAACTCAATTATCAATCACATTTTTAACACATAATTTTATAACCGTTTTTAACAATTTCCACTATAACAACCCTTATTTATCAAACATTACCACATCACAATAGTAATTCTACAACTTTTCTTCCCACAAGAGTAACCTGAACCATATGTCACTAAAAGTGCTGAAAAATCTAACATTGAAATTGATACTTTATATTTATATTGATGGATTGTACTGTAACCTATCATGGGATAAATATAGTggatcatcaattttaatattcgATTTATTATTAACCTTTACTAAAAACACTTAAACCCAAATGCAAAGCATCCCGTTTTTCCATGTTTTACAGTAGTAAACGACAACGACAATGCTAAGAATAATACGGAGTAGCTAGTAGTTGTACATCTGTATGTAGGACAAATGGCTTTATCGAGGTGTGGTACTATTTTACATAAATTAATGTAATaccattgaatattgaatattgaatattgaatattgaatatttgaaTAATTGAATAATtgaattgaatattgaatattgaataatTCATCTAAAGTTCGTGGGTGACGTGACATTACAACTTTATTAACAATTTTTTTCAACCAGAAAGTTATAAAAGAAAGAAAGCTGTGAATTGtgtaaaaacattaaataaattttatGTTAATCTGAATGTTAATGGCACCTTGAATTGATTAACTTTACAAGAAGTTACTCCAAATTTTGACATCATTATTCGTTTTTTAAGATTATGGGTGATTCACCTAATTTGGAAGTCAAATATGAATGATTCACCTAATTTGGAAGTCAAATactgaatgaaaaaaaaaaatgttaccAAATGATATTTGTGAGTTTTGTAAGATATGATCTTTTCAAAGCAAAGATCCATCTCATTCtcattctcatcatcatcatcattctcattcTCATTCtcattctcatcatcatcatcatcatcatcatcatcatcatcatcatcatcatcatcatcatcatcatcatcatctaaattaAGATCAACATCATCTTCATCTGCAAGATCAAAAAAACATCATTCAATTAGTAATTAATACATAGATGTATGTATAACCTATAAATAcagagaaataaagagatacccaGCTTTACTTTTACATTTAAATGTAAGATCTTTTTCACATCCATTTGCATCAAGAAATAAGACTTGAAAAGTGTTGGGATCAATTAACCAAAAGACAACAATATCCTTGATACCCAATTTGGCATCTTTAACAATTAAATCCCATCCATGGCCAAAATAGTAATCTTCATCACTTTTTATAAGCTTCAACTTCCATGAATGTTCCCCTGTTGCAGTCTTGACTACTGGATTTTCAGGTATCTTTTCCAAATAACTTCTCACAAAAGCAATTGGCAATTTCTGCAAAACAAAATTCATcgtcacatacatacatatatacattagatacatacatacatacatggatAAAAAAAAAGGTGAATACCAAATGAGGGGCAGAGGGGTAACGAATGACTTTGTAGAAGGACGGACAATCTTCTTTTGGCTCCAATTTACTACTAATTGCCATTCACATTAGATTGTGACAATAGCAAGAGAGGAAGACAGGAGTGTATCGATATAAATCAATGAAATCCCAGCCGTGGCATATTACAAGCATAAATAGAGTATCCAACACAAACCTAATGGGCTAATGATAGAGAGAACGGGCCTTATAGATATGGACTtgcaatgcataaatatataaacttTTGGGAAATTAGCTTGAATACaccaaaactaaaaaaaaaaaaaaaaaaaaaaaaaaaaaatatatatatatatatatatatatatatatatatatatatatatatatatatataacgatatacATTTCTTTTATTAAATTTTGCGCTGATACACTGATTATTCGAACATAAATCCGGTCGAACATAGTTATAGGCGTTCGAATTCAATAAATGTCGACGTGTCTTAAAAAAATACACTGGACTCGAACAAAGTACATTGTATTCGAACACATTGTTGTTCGATTACACTGTTCGACCATAGTACACTGTGATCGAACATATGTTTGTTCGAACACTTATAATTTTCAATTAATTGGAGCTGAAATCAGGAGTTTCACACATATAACGATTACATAACATAAACTACATAAAATACATAACATAAATTAAATAGAATTATATAAAACGTCTAATCTGAATAACCATTAGAATCTGTCACACAATAAATTCTAATCCTAACATTATTTTTGGCATTTGTTTTATATTATTCCAATCTCCCTCCGACATAGTAAACCTTGTTTTGTTGTCTCTAATTGTGTCTGCTTCCGAATAGCAACGTTATGTATGCTCCCAATCAATTTTTTCTTTTAACAACATGTTCAGTCGCCTTAAATCAAAGTCATCAACATCAATATCTTCAAACGATTGGATCGACCCACCAATGTATGACTTACAGTCATCAGTAGCATCCCCACCGTAAAACACGTCAAAATGAAACGATGCACGGAGCCATTAAAACAAATGACGATTTATAATATTTGAAATTAAAAAGTCGAGAGAAAGAAATAGATATGTTGTGTAAAAATATGATATAAATGGACATATTTATagtaataaaattaaaaaattggatacgtatggtattataacaatattatCTGCGAACTTATTGTAAGAAGCTTAGATTCGAACACCAAATTGTTCTAACAAAATGGTACCTAAAGGAGTTCGATCACAATCTTGTTCTAATATAATACTGTTAGGCTACGATTTTCTGGCTAAGATTTTCGGGAGAAGATTTTTCTGGATAAGATTTTAAATTTTATGGATATGGTTTTCTAAGATTTTCTAAAATTTTAAAGGATAAGATTTTACACTATAACAAATTTATTTGAAATCGTTACAGGATTAAATTCGATCTATGATTTCAATATTCAGAGGAAATTCGAACATAAtgttgttcgattactattataattaatagAGCAAGAACACATAATGGTTCTAATAAAAATAAAGTTAATAGTATTTTCACATCTTTATGTTCTAACTTACTATGATATAATGGATATAATTTTTACCTCTTTAAATACAATGCCTTATGAGCACGCAATTCAAACAATTAAAATAGTATAAAAACACACTAAATATGGAAGACAATCCGAAACTAAGCAACTCGTGCATTGTGAGTGTATTTGGACTTGTCATTCATTACTAAGGTACCCAAAATAGCCTCCTACACATTCTTTTCAATATGCATGACATCCAAGTTGTGTTGCAGTGGAAGATATTTCCAATACTCAAGTTCCCGAATAATAGAAATTTTAGTCCAGTTGTGACGACACTTAGGGGGACGTTTTCTTTTTTCACAAACATTTGTATGATTTTTTCCGGGATTACCAACTGGCAACAAATATGTAAGTTGGTTTTCGATATCAGCTACTTTGAACTTTCTAGGTTTAGAGGTATGATCAACCTTACCATTGAATTCTAAGCATTCTCTGTATGGGTGATTCGATTCAAGGTTCGGTCTGTGACTGACAAAAACAATTTTGTTTTTCACATGCATAGCAGGAGTGTGACGATccgggaatttttgactaaatttaaacctaatctctatatgattttgacaagttaagcaaagtctgtaatgttgagtctcaaaaaaactttggaaactatattcatgtaatcatttaccttcggactgtgcccgacgattcacgaacatatgtttataaaataagtatatatatatatatatatatatatatatatatatatatatatatatatatatatatatatgcttaaaTTTATTCCTATGATgagagaatattataataaataaatatatatatatatatatatatataagacaattatattttcatatttaatatgcatacacatatcatataaagtatttataatAGATATATAACACATACTatcatataatataatgtataatcTTCACATGTTAAGCGTATttacaaattaaaaaaatatataatgccAATATTATTGGTACTttcattaatgttattaatattaataataatattaacatttaaaatcagtattagttatattattgaaGGTTAATACATTTAAGTTGTTATATCCTCATGaatcatgaataatattaatatcattagtattagtattgttagtattgatattattattaataatattagcattattataattagtatcattattattaataatattattattatacatattattgtgaccacccggaaatttccgataaaatttaaactttatctttatattattctgacacgataagcaatgtttgttaagttaaatctcaaggattttaaactatgtttatacattcatcataacctcgaccaaattccgacgattcacgaaccgttatatataaatagatatgttatgtatatatatattataacttgagaatattaataaagtattaaacgtataatactttacacgaacgtatttgtttaaaTATGATTTTccacaaaattaaaaaaatatatattaaatgattgaattatcagaaacattgaattatgattacaagtctctgttgagaggtccactatgatttgagaaaatctattcctcttaacgatattcagaataatttgtaaagctatttataaataaaaacaaaaagtgtcatttacgaaagttagataaaagttagcggagaattggtttccataatattctatttattattaaaacgtatataacttttataaatatatagaatcacttttgacaactcattacttaaacagtataataaatataacgatatttatattttatttcattaaatatatataacgatttaaattaatattatatatatttatacgcgtattatacatacatagtttttatacttttactatactttaactttacttttactttacttttactttactttaactttaataattcatactttaataattcactttaataattcatactttaataattcactttaataattcatactttaataattcactttaataattc of the Rutidosis leptorrhynchoides isolate AG116_Rl617_1_P2 chromosome 5, CSIRO_AGI_Rlap_v1, whole genome shotgun sequence genome contains:
- the LOC139848405 gene encoding B3 domain-containing protein REM10-like isoform X2, with the translated sequence MAISSKLEPKEDCPSFYKVIRYPSAPHLKLPIAFVRSYLEKIPENPVVKTATGEHSWKLKLIKSDEDYYFGHGWDLIVKDAKLGIKDIVVFWLIDPNTFQVLFLDANGCEKDLTFKYEDDVDLNLDDDDDDDDDDDDDDDDDDDDDDENENENENDDDDENENEMDLCFEKIISYKTHKYHLLLPKKFVRAAELENKRSIKLKNQQGNEWTLGITVERYASVKYFLSACWSNFRRYNQLMDGDKCLFKFNKDEGVLHLYQVIKNKRPVVVNQENSIDKANEIKRRRIFDGVKVKTEYESGYEVEAEKRNKGRVQMKQSNGDGSATVKIEDESVPVNDKWVMSKHVVFF
- the LOC139848405 gene encoding B3 domain-containing protein REM10-like isoform X1; translated protein: MAISSKLEPKEDCPSFYKVIRYPSAPHLKLPIAFVRSYLEKIPENPVVKTATGEHSWKLKLIKSDEDYYFGHGWDLIVKDAKLGIKDIVVFWLIDPNTFQVLFLDANGCEKDLTFKCKNEDDVDLNLDDDDDDDDDDDDDDDDDDDDDDENENENENDDDDENENEMDLCFEKIISYKTHKYHLLLPKKFVRAAELENKRSIKLKNQQGNEWTLGITVERYASVKYFLSACWSNFRRYNQLMDGDKCLFKFNKDEGVLHLYQVIKNKRPVVVNQENSIDKANEIKRRRIFDGVKVKTEYESGYEVEAEKRNKGRVQMKQSNGDGSATVKIEDESVPVNDKWVMSKHVVFF